In the genome of Pseudomonas sp. B33.4, the window GGTGGTCACACGATCCTGCAACGGATCCACCACCTCAAACAGCGCATCGCCCTTCTCCACCCACTCGCCGGCATTGCGCAGGAAACTCACCACGCCATGGTGCGGTGCGAACAGGTATTCGGTGCCCTCGAACGGCAGGCCTTCGCAGCACTCGCTTGGCGCCGCCGGCCATTCGCCGCTGATAAAACCCTGCTCGGCGAGGAAGCCCAGAATCGCCTCGCAATTGGCCTGCGCCTGATCGACCCGGGTGTCGCCCATACTGCCCAGCTCCAGCGTGGTCGCCAGATTCGCCGCAGGAATCGCAGCGTTAGGAAATGCCCGCGCCAGCCGCAACCACGGCGTCGAGCAGGATTCATCGAACGAACTGCCGCCGGAATCTTCACACAACAGCGCCACCCCGGCCTTCAAACGAGCTGCCAACGACTGCCACTGCGGCCAGTGCTGCGGCAGCGCATACAAATGAATCGCCGCGTCGAAATCGCAATGCAGATCGAGGGTGATGTCGGCATCGCAGGCATGGCGCAGCAGCAAGCGATGCAAGGCTTCCAGTTGCGAGGCCGGGGCCGGCAGCTCATCGAACACCTGGCCCATGGTTTGGCGGATCAGCGCAACGTTGGCCTCGGCATCAGCACCCAAACGCTCACCGATCAACGCCGCGACCGGCGCGCTGAGTTCGACGAAGGCACGGTTGAAGTTCTTGCCGCTGCCCAGTTCGAAACGGCCCATGTGCGCACCTTGCACGTGTTGATCGAGGCCGATCGGGTTGGCTACCGGCACCAGCTCGATCACGCCCTGCAAACGGCCTTGTTGTTCCAGCTCATTGAGGCGCTGCTTGAGTTCCCACGCGGTGCGCATGCCCGGCAGTTCATCGGCGTGCAGGCTGGCCTGGATGTACACCTTGCGGGTGCCCGCGCCATAGCGAAACACGCTGAGCGAGCGCTCGCTGCCCAAGTGGCTCCAGGGCAGAACATGGTCGATGCGTTGCAAGGGAAAATCTCCTCAATATCTGGATCACAAAGATCCCCTGTAGGAGTGAGCCTGCTCGCGATAGCGGTTTAACATTCAACATTATCGTTGTCTGACACACCGCTATCGCGAGCAGGCTCACTCCTACAAGGGTCTCATCACAATTAGAGCGCAAAAAAAGTGGCCATCGCGCAAACGGGGCCACTTTTTTCTACGGCGTATTAATGGCCGTACACATCAAAGTCGAAGTACTTGTCCTGGACTTTCTTGTACTCGCCATTGGCGCGGATTTCGGTGATGGCTTTGTTGAACTGCTCGGCCAGCGCGGTATCGCCCTTGCGCACTGCAATGCCGGCGCCGCCGCCGAAGTACTTGGCGTCTTCGTAGGTCGGGCCAACGAATTCAAAACCTTTACCGGCATCGGTTTTCAGGAAACCGTCGCTGAGGTTGACCGAGTCGGCCAGCATCGCGTCGATACGCCCGGAAACCATGTCGAGGTTGGCTTCCTGTTGCGAGCCGTAACGCACCAGGTCGATCCCGGCCGGCACCAACACTTCGGTGGCGTAACGGTCATGGGTGCTGGCACGCAGCACGCCGACTTTCTTGCCCTTGAGCTCGGTCAGCGGGTCTTTGACACCGGAGCC includes:
- a CDS encoding succinylglutamate desuccinylase/aspartoacylase family protein, whose product is MQRIDHVLPWSHLGSERSLSVFRYGAGTRKVYIQASLHADELPGMRTAWELKQRLNELEQQGRLQGVIELVPVANPIGLDQHVQGAHMGRFELGSGKNFNRAFVELSAPVAALIGERLGADAEANVALIRQTMGQVFDELPAPASQLEALHRLLLRHACDADITLDLHCDFDAAIHLYALPQHWPQWQSLAARLKAGVALLCEDSGGSSFDESCSTPWLRLARAFPNAAIPAANLATTLELGSMGDTRVDQAQANCEAILGFLAEQGFISGEWPAAPSECCEGLPFEGTEYLFAPHHGVVSFLRNAGEWVEKGDALFEVVDPLQDRVTTVRAGTSGVLFALDRGRYTEPGIWQAKVAGRVAFRTGKLTND
- a CDS encoding ABC transporter substrate-binding protein yields the protein MKKLVMFGALALSMLSLTAVAEDAKPIRIGIEAGYPPFSMKTPDGKLTGFDVDIGDALCAQMKVKCTWVEQEFDGLIPALKVKKIDAILSSMTITDDRKKNVDFTIKYYHTPARFVMKEGSGVKDPLTELKGKKVGVLRASTHDRYATEVLVPAGIDLVRYGSQQEANLDMVSGRIDAMLADSVNLSDGFLKTDAGKGFEFVGPTYEDAKYFGGGAGIAVRKGDTALAEQFNKAITEIRANGEYKKVQDKYFDFDVYGH